A region of Effusibacillus pohliae DSM 22757 DNA encodes the following proteins:
- the spoVAC gene encoding stage V sporulation protein AC, whose protein sequence is MLASGPKTQQAYKKFAKQRTPQRPVLKNTVRAFLAGGAICLLGQIIQTFYMTYFDFTERTASNPTVATLIFLSVLLTGLGVYDRFGQWAGAGSAVPVTGFANAMAASALEHKSEGYVLGVGGNMFKLAGPVIVFGTVAAFFVALVRFVFEKL, encoded by the coding sequence ATGCTCGCAAGCGGTCCGAAGACGCAACAGGCTTACAAGAAATTTGCGAAACAGCGGACTCCGCAGCGCCCCGTTTTGAAAAATACGGTACGGGCGTTCCTGGCGGGAGGTGCGATCTGTTTGCTGGGACAAATCATCCAGACGTTTTACATGACCTACTTCGATTTTACGGAACGCACCGCCAGCAACCCGACCGTCGCCACGCTGATTTTTCTGTCCGTGCTGCTGACGGGGCTTGGCGTGTACGACCGGTTTGGCCAGTGGGCGGGGGCCGGTTCGGCCGTGCCGGTTACCGGTTTTGCCAACGCGATGGCGGCTTCCGCCCTGGAACATAAAAGCGAGGGGTACGTGCTTGGAGTCGGGGGGAACATGTTTAAACTGGCCGGACCGGTGATCGTGTTTGGTACGGTGGCCGCTTTCTTCGTCGCGCTCGTCCGTTTCGTTTTCGAGAAGCTGTAA
- the spoVAD gene encoding stage V sporulation protein AD — MGKLGKQTWQFRNQPRILACSAVVGPKEGEGPLKNDFDVIHDEPYVGENSWEKAEQKLLQESIQLAVKKGGVPLSQVDVILAGDLINQITVSSFSARSIGAPYLGIFGACSTAMEGLAFAAQLVDAGFADYAVAATSSHNSTAERQFRYPTEYGGQKPPSAQCTVTGAGAALVGKGLQGPLITYATIGKVIDMGIKSPWEMGPAMAPAAVDTITAHFRDTGRTPDDYDLIVTGDLARVGHPIAAELLEAEGYRMQDKFTDCGMLIFHPDQPEVFSGGSGCACCATVTYGYLMRRMAEGKLNRMLVVATGALLSPLTVQQGETIPCIAYAVAIEREGETK, encoded by the coding sequence ATGGGGAAATTGGGCAAGCAGACGTGGCAGTTTCGCAATCAGCCGCGGATCTTGGCATGTTCGGCAGTCGTCGGTCCGAAGGAAGGGGAAGGCCCGCTGAAAAATGATTTTGACGTGATTCACGACGAACCGTATGTCGGCGAAAACAGTTGGGAAAAAGCGGAACAAAAACTGTTGCAGGAATCGATTCAATTGGCGGTGAAAAAAGGGGGCGTTCCGCTCAGCCAGGTGGATGTGATCCTGGCTGGCGACCTGATCAATCAGATCACCGTCTCGAGCTTTTCGGCCAGAAGCATCGGGGCGCCTTATCTGGGGATTTTCGGCGCCTGTTCGACAGCGATGGAAGGTTTGGCCTTCGCCGCCCAGCTGGTCGATGCCGGTTTTGCCGATTATGCGGTGGCCGCCACGTCCAGTCACAATTCGACGGCGGAGCGGCAGTTTCGCTATCCCACCGAATACGGCGGGCAAAAACCGCCGAGCGCGCAGTGCACGGTGACGGGAGCCGGAGCCGCGTTGGTCGGCAAAGGATTGCAAGGTCCCTTGATCACCTATGCGACGATCGGGAAGGTGATCGATATGGGGATCAAAAGCCCGTGGGAAATGGGACCAGCCATGGCGCCGGCGGCGGTCGACACGATTACCGCCCATTTCCGCGATACCGGCAGAACGCCGGACGATTACGATTTGATCGTGACGGGCGATCTGGCCCGCGTCGGCCATCCGATTGCCGCCGAATTGCTGGAGGCGGAAGGGTATCGGATGCAGGACAAATTCACCGATTGCGGGATGCTGATTTTTCATCCCGATCAGCCGGAAGTGTTCTCCGGCGGAAGCGGTTGCGCCTGTTGCGCGACAGTTACCTACGGCTATTTGATGCGGCGGATGGCAGAAGGGAAATTGAACCGGATGTTGGTGGTCGCCACCGGTGCACTGCTGTCGCCGTTGACGGTGCAGCAAGGTGAGACGATTCCGTGCATCGCCTATGCGGTTGCAATCGAAAGGGAAGGTGAAACGAAGTGA
- the spoVAE gene encoding stage V sporulation protein AE produces the protein MTFFWAFVIGGLICVIGQLLMDLTNQTPAHVMVILVVAGAVLDGLGLYEPLIKFAGAGASVPITSFGNALVHGAMAEAKTHGLIGIITGIFEVTSAGISAAIIFSFLASLVFRARG, from the coding sequence GTGACGTTTTTTTGGGCTTTTGTGATCGGCGGCCTGATCTGTGTCATCGGTCAGTTGCTGATGGACCTGACGAATCAGACACCCGCTCACGTAATGGTGATCCTGGTCGTGGCCGGGGCGGTGCTGGACGGGTTGGGACTGTATGAACCGTTGATCAAATTTGCCGGCGCCGGGGCATCGGTTCCGATCACAAGCTTCGGCAACGCGTTGGTGCACGGGGCGATGGCGGAGGCAAAGACGCACGGACTGATCGGGATTATCACCGGTATCTTTGAAGTCACAAGCGCGGGGATTTCCGCCGCGATCATCTTCAGTTTCCTTGCCTCACTGGTATTCCGGGCGAGGGGTTAA
- a CDS encoding stage V sporulation protein AE, protein MAAGRTTAKRKVILITDGDQVARKAVEEAARKVGARVISRSAGNPTPLQGHEIVRLVQQAKNDPVLVMFDDNGHGEEGYGEKALRELVNDPSIEVIGAIAVASNTAYVEGTRVDFSLDQQGHIVRDGVDKDGVPLGLRQPVIMGDTVDVLNECNVPIVIGIGDIGKMGGKDAFCKGAPITTSAILEILKRSGCDVP, encoded by the coding sequence ATGGCTGCAGGTCGGACGACGGCGAAACGGAAAGTGATTCTGATTACGGATGGCGATCAGGTTGCCCGCAAAGCGGTGGAGGAGGCAGCCCGCAAAGTGGGGGCTCGCGTCATTTCGCGATCGGCGGGCAACCCTACACCCTTACAGGGGCATGAAATCGTCCGCCTGGTACAGCAGGCGAAAAACGATCCGGTGCTGGTGATGTTCGACGACAACGGCCACGGGGAAGAAGGGTACGGCGAAAAAGCGCTGCGCGAACTTGTCAATGATCCGTCGATCGAAGTGATCGGGGCGATCGCAGTCGCCTCGAACACCGCGTATGTGGAAGGGACGCGGGTCGATTTTTCGCTCGACCAGCAAGGCCACATCGTACGCGACGGAGTCGACAAGGACGGGGTGCCGCTGGGATTGCGCCAACCGGTCATCATGGGCGATACGGTCGATGTGCTGAACGAATGCAACGTGCCGATCGTGATCGGCATCGGGGATATTGGAAAAATGGGCGGCAAAGACGCGTTCTGCAAAGGGGCGCCGATCACCACCAGCGCCATTTTGGAGATTTTGAAACGAAGCGGCTGTGATGTTCCCTGA
- the lysA gene encoding diaminopimelate decarboxylase has protein sequence MYLQGTSRINEKGRLEIGGCDTVELAKQFGTPLYVYDEALIRETCRAYKRAFDETGLRYQVAYASKAFCTMAICKLIEEEGLSLDVVSAGELHTAIKAGFPAERIHFHGNNKTPDEIEYALEVGIGEFIVDNFYELELLSAMAAAKGKTASILLRVTPGVEAHTHEYISTGQEDSKFGFDMGSGQAQTAIRKTLNLPAIRLAGLHSHIGSQIFETEGFAVAIARLADLYEWAAKEAGVMLTKLNVGGGFGIRYTDKDAPLSPADYVRAIADTILAEFAIRGLEVPEVIIEPGRSIVGPAGTTLYTVGSTKTIPGIRKYVAVNGGMTDNPRPALYQAEYEAMLANRACEPATETVSVAGKCCESGDMLIWDVRLPQVEPGDILAVSCTGAYNYSMASNYNRIARPAVVFVKDGQADLVVKRETLDDLIRHDRIPERMQAAAPIR, from the coding sequence ATGTACCTTCAGGGAACGAGCCGAATCAATGAAAAAGGCCGCCTGGAGATTGGCGGTTGCGATACAGTGGAATTGGCGAAGCAATTCGGGACGCCTCTATACGTGTATGACGAAGCGCTGATCCGTGAGACTTGCCGGGCGTACAAGCGAGCGTTTGATGAAACCGGGCTGCGGTATCAGGTTGCGTATGCATCGAAAGCGTTTTGCACGATGGCGATCTGCAAATTGATTGAAGAAGAAGGGCTGTCGCTCGATGTCGTGTCGGCCGGTGAACTGCATACGGCGATCAAGGCAGGGTTTCCAGCGGAACGGATTCACTTCCACGGCAACAACAAGACGCCGGACGAGATTGAATACGCGCTGGAAGTCGGGATCGGCGAGTTTATTGTGGACAATTTTTACGAGTTGGAACTGTTGAGCGCCATGGCGGCGGCGAAAGGCAAGACCGCCAGCATTTTGTTGCGGGTGACGCCGGGTGTGGAAGCTCATACGCACGAATATATTTCCACCGGGCAAGAGGATTCCAAGTTCGGATTTGACATGGGCAGCGGCCAGGCGCAAACGGCGATCCGCAAAACGCTGAATTTGCCGGCGATCCGCCTGGCGGGGCTGCATTCGCATATCGGGTCGCAAATTTTTGAAACGGAAGGGTTTGCGGTCGCGATCGCCCGGCTTGCCGATTTGTATGAATGGGCGGCGAAGGAAGCGGGTGTGATGTTGACCAAACTGAATGTGGGCGGCGGTTTCGGCATCCGCTACACGGACAAGGACGCGCCGTTGTCGCCTGCCGACTATGTGCGGGCGATTGCCGATACGATCCTGGCCGAATTTGCGATCCGTGGGCTGGAGGTGCCGGAAGTGATTATCGAGCCGGGCCGGTCGATCGTCGGTCCGGCCGGAACGACGCTGTACACGGTCGGATCGACCAAAACGATTCCCGGCATCCGCAAATATGTGGCCGTAAACGGCGGCATGACCGACAACCCGCGCCCCGCCTTGTATCAGGCGGAATATGAAGCGATGTTGGCCAACCGGGCGTGCGAGCCGGCGACCGAAACGGTTTCGGTGGCAGGCAAATGCTGCGAGAGCGGCGATATGCTCATCTGGGACGTCCGGCTGCCGCAAGTGGAACCGGGCGACATTTTGGCTGTTTCCTGCACGGGGGCCTACAACTATTCGATGGCGAGCAACTACAACCGGATCGCCCGGCCGGCCGTCGTGTTCGTCAAAGACGGCCAGGCGGATCTCGTCGTCAAACGGGAGACGCTGGACGATCTGATCCGGCATGACCGCATCCCGGAACGGATGCAGGCGGCGGCTCCGATCCGGTAA
- a CDS encoding D-alanyl-D-alanine carboxypeptidase family protein, whose amino-acid sequence MLRKLIIWLLAILLVISALPLFAFAEGEPQIQSEGAFLMDMKSGQVLYQKNAHQRFYPASITKILTCIIALENSRLDEQVRVSKRATEQEGNRVYLAEGEYQSMENLLYGLMLNSGNDAAVAIAEHISGSVEAFADLMNQKAKQIGAKESHFVNPNGLHDPEHYTTPYDMTLIARYAMQNPKFREIVKTETRPWHGKEWNSVLYNINPMLYNYDGANGVKTGYTDQARQTMVVSAARGDREIIGTLMRADLKQTIRLDATALLDYGFSHYDTQKIAEKDKVVTSLTISDDLKTDVKVASDYYYTFPAKRHPDIQSRIRLHPPAKPPVAAGTTVGELEFTADGQTIGSVPLVTAGEIPAPRSVIEYVRFNYSFKWWHALLPFPILLAGLIYRRIRLREAAHMHIQNFRDYRNQNY is encoded by the coding sequence ATGCTTCGAAAATTGATCATCTGGTTGCTTGCGATTTTACTGGTGATTTCGGCGTTGCCCCTGTTCGCGTTCGCGGAAGGGGAACCGCAGATCCAATCGGAAGGCGCCTTTCTGATGGATATGAAGTCCGGTCAAGTCCTCTATCAAAAAAACGCCCATCAACGGTTCTATCCCGCCTCCATCACGAAAATCCTGACCTGTATCATCGCGCTTGAAAATTCCAGACTGGATGAACAAGTGCGCGTCTCCAAACGGGCGACGGAACAGGAAGGGAACCGGGTCTACCTGGCGGAAGGCGAGTACCAGTCGATGGAAAATCTCTTGTACGGCTTGATGCTCAACTCCGGCAACGATGCGGCGGTCGCGATCGCCGAGCACATCTCCGGGTCGGTGGAAGCGTTCGCCGATCTGATGAACCAAAAAGCGAAGCAAATCGGGGCGAAGGAGTCGCATTTTGTGAATCCGAACGGATTGCACGATCCGGAACATTACACGACCCCCTATGACATGACCCTGATCGCCCGGTATGCGATGCAAAACCCGAAATTCCGGGAGATCGTCAAAACGGAAACGCGCCCTTGGCACGGCAAGGAATGGAACTCGGTGCTCTATAATATCAATCCGATGCTGTACAACTATGACGGGGCAAACGGAGTGAAAACAGGGTACACCGATCAGGCGAGACAGACGATGGTGGTGTCGGCCGCCCGCGGCGACCGCGAAATCATCGGCACGCTGATGCGGGCCGATCTGAAGCAGACGATCCGGCTTGACGCAACCGCCTTGCTCGATTACGGATTTTCCCATTATGACACGCAAAAAATCGCCGAAAAAGACAAAGTCGTCACGTCCCTCACGATCAGCGACGATCTGAAAACGGACGTGAAAGTGGCATCCGATTATTACTACACGTTTCCGGCGAAAAGACATCCGGACATCCAGTCACGCATCCGCTTACATCCGCCTGCCAAACCGCCGGTGGCGGCCGGAACGACGGTCGGCGAGCTCGAGTTTACCGCCGACGGACAAACGATCGGTTCGGTGCCGCTTGTTACGGCAGGGGAGATTCCTGCGCCGCGCTCGGTCATCGAATATGTACGGTTTAACTACTCGTTCAAATGGTGGCATGCGCTGCTGCCGTTTCCGATTTTGCTGGCCGGGTTGATCTACCGCAGAATCCGCCTCCGCGAGGCAGCCCACATGCACATTCAAAATTTCCGCGACTACCGGAATCAAAACTATTAG
- the ribD gene encoding bifunctional diaminohydroxyphosphoribosylaminopyrimidine deaminase/5-amino-6-(5-phosphoribosylamino)uracil reductase RibD, which translates to MTDAEYMKLALELASATNGRTWPNPMVGAVVVNHGRIVGIGAHLKAGEPHAEVYALRMAGDAARGGTIYVTLEPCSHYGRTPPCAERVIESGVARVVVAMLDPNPLVAGRGVERIRQAGIEVEVGVLEAEARRLNEVWITAIHERRPFVWMKAAMTLDGKIATGTGDSKWITGEQARREVHRMRDRADAILVGIGTVLADDPQLTTRLPEGGRNPLRVVLDTRLRMPETAQILKPEAPTLVACGPAADPAKIGRLQARGIEVLQLALADGRIDLNELLAELYKREVTLLLVEGGGEVHGSFLQAGLIDKVTMFVAPKLIGGNGQSPVGGAGFSRMGDAIALQNTTVEMFGNDLAITGYPVWR; encoded by the coding sequence TTGACGGATGCAGAATATATGAAGCTGGCGCTCGAGTTGGCGTCCGCAACCAACGGGCGGACATGGCCGAACCCGATGGTCGGAGCCGTGGTGGTGAATCACGGACGGATCGTCGGCATCGGGGCGCACTTAAAAGCGGGCGAGCCGCACGCGGAAGTGTATGCGCTGCGGATGGCGGGCGACGCCGCGCGAGGCGGCACGATCTATGTGACGCTGGAACCCTGCAGCCACTATGGACGAACGCCGCCATGCGCGGAACGAGTGATTGAATCCGGCGTGGCGCGCGTGGTCGTGGCGATGCTTGACCCGAATCCGTTGGTGGCCGGACGCGGCGTGGAGCGGATCCGGCAGGCGGGGATCGAAGTCGAGGTCGGGGTCCTGGAAGCGGAAGCCCGGCGGTTGAATGAAGTGTGGATCACCGCAATCCACGAGCGTCGGCCGTTCGTCTGGATGAAAGCGGCGATGACGTTGGACGGCAAAATCGCAACCGGCACGGGTGACAGCAAGTGGATCACAGGCGAGCAGGCGAGGCGCGAGGTGCACCGGATGCGCGACCGGGCAGACGCGATTTTGGTCGGGATCGGCACGGTGCTGGCGGACGATCCGCAGTTGACGACCCGGTTGCCGGAGGGGGGACGCAACCCGCTGCGAGTGGTGCTTGACACGCGTTTGCGCATGCCGGAAACGGCGCAGATATTGAAACCGGAAGCGCCGACGCTGGTCGCTTGCGGTCCAGCTGCCGATCCGGCAAAAATCGGCCGGCTGCAGGCACGCGGAATTGAAGTCCTCCAGCTCGCTCTGGCGGACGGCAGGATCGATCTGAACGAACTGCTGGCCGAACTGTACAAGCGCGAAGTCACCTTGTTGCTGGTGGAAGGCGGCGGCGAAGTGCACGGATCGTTCCTGCAGGCGGGACTGATCGACAAGGTGACGATGTTCGTGGCGCCGAAACTGATCGGCGGCAATGGGCAGTCGCCGGTCGGCGGAGCTGGATTTTCCCGTATGGGCGACGCGATCGCGCTGCAAAATACGACAGTGGAAATGTTCGGAAACGATCTGGCGATCACCGGATATCCGGTTTGGAGGTAG
- a CDS encoding riboflavin synthase, producing the protein MFTGIIEEVGRVAAIRPVGHAIQLQIRARKVVEGAKIGDSIAVNGVCLTVTRFDASGFEADVVPETMRRTALRTLQPGSPVNLERAMQMGGRFGGHIVSGHIDGIGTILSIEPEDNAKLVRIETGPEIMKYIVPKGSITIDGISLTVMDREPDSFRVSIIPHTEAVTNLGGKRVGDPVNLECDMIGKYVEQLLANRFGAAAGGPVAEEKSALSIDFLREHGFA; encoded by the coding sequence ATGTTTACCGGGATAATCGAGGAAGTCGGGCGGGTGGCGGCGATACGGCCGGTCGGCCATGCCATTCAACTGCAGATCCGGGCGCGCAAAGTGGTGGAAGGCGCGAAAATCGGCGATTCGATCGCCGTCAACGGCGTCTGCCTGACGGTCACCCGGTTCGATGCGAGCGGCTTTGAAGCGGATGTAGTGCCGGAGACGATGCGGCGAACCGCCCTGCGCACGCTACAGCCGGGCAGCCCGGTCAATTTGGAGCGGGCGATGCAGATGGGCGGCCGGTTCGGGGGCCATATCGTGTCCGGGCATATTGACGGCATCGGCACCATTCTGTCGATCGAGCCGGAAGACAATGCGAAGCTGGTTCGGATCGAAACGGGACCCGAGATTATGAAATACATCGTGCCGAAAGGCTCGATCACGATCGACGGAATTTCGCTGACGGTGATGGACCGCGAACCGGACAGCTTCCGGGTGTCGATCATTCCGCACACGGAAGCTGTCACCAATCTCGGCGGCAAACGGGTCGGGGATCCGGTCAACCTGGAATGCGACATGATCGGCAAGTATGTGGAACAGTTGTTGGCAAACAGGTTCGGTGCTGCGGCTGGCGGCCCGGTTGCGGAGGAAAAATCGGCGTTGTCGATCGATTTTTTGCGGGAACATGGATTTGCGTGA
- a CDS encoding bifunctional 3,4-dihydroxy-2-butanone-4-phosphate synthase/GTP cyclohydrolase II encodes MFHSIEEALADLKEGKVVIVVDDEDRENEGDFVALAEKATPEVINFMITHGRGLVCVPITEKRARELDLQPMVNRNTDLHGTAFTVSVDAKQGTTTGISAFERAVTIAALIDEKSTADDFRRPGHIFPLIAREGGVLRRAGHTEAAVDLAKLCGAYPAGVICEVLKPDGTMARVPDLVEIANQHDLKMITIADLIRYRKSREVLVQRAASAHLPTEYGDFQAVVYTNSVDDKEHIALVKGEIDPEQPVMVRVHSECMTGDVFGSYRCDCGPQLHAALRQIEANGSGVLLYMRQEGRGIGLINKIRAYELQEKGYDTVEANEKLGFPADLRDYGIGAQILIDLGVRKLRLLTNNPRKIRGLEGHGLTIVERIPLQMEPNEVNINYLNAKQKKLGHLLNI; translated from the coding sequence ATGTTTCATTCGATTGAGGAAGCGTTGGCCGATCTGAAAGAAGGCAAAGTGGTGATCGTGGTTGACGACGAGGACCGCGAAAATGAGGGCGATTTTGTTGCGCTGGCGGAAAAGGCGACGCCGGAAGTGATCAATTTCATGATCACGCACGGGCGCGGGCTCGTCTGCGTGCCGATCACGGAAAAGCGGGCGAGAGAACTCGATCTGCAACCGATGGTCAACCGGAACACCGATCTGCACGGAACTGCGTTCACCGTATCGGTTGATGCGAAGCAAGGGACGACGACAGGCATCTCGGCATTTGAGCGGGCTGTGACGATCGCCGCCCTAATTGACGAGAAAAGCACGGCGGATGATTTCCGGCGGCCCGGGCATATTTTTCCGCTGATTGCTCGGGAAGGGGGCGTATTGCGTCGGGCAGGGCACACGGAAGCGGCGGTCGATCTGGCAAAATTGTGCGGCGCCTATCCGGCCGGTGTGATCTGCGAAGTGTTGAAACCGGACGGGACGATGGCACGTGTGCCCGATCTGGTCGAGATCGCGAACCAGCACGATCTGAAGATGATCACGATCGCCGATCTGATCCGTTACCGGAAATCGCGCGAAGTGCTGGTACAGCGGGCGGCGTCCGCCCATCTGCCGACTGAATACGGCGATTTCCAGGCGGTCGTGTACACCAATTCGGTCGATGACAAGGAGCATATCGCGCTGGTGAAAGGCGAGATCGATCCGGAACAGCCGGTGATGGTGCGCGTGCATTCGGAGTGCATGACGGGTGATGTGTTCGGTTCCTATCGCTGCGATTGCGGGCCGCAGCTGCACGCCGCCTTGCGCCAGATCGAAGCGAACGGTTCCGGCGTACTGCTCTACATGCGGCAGGAGGGGCGCGGCATCGGCCTGATCAATAAAATCCGGGCATACGAGCTGCAGGAAAAAGGGTACGATACGGTGGAGGCGAACGAGAAGCTGGGATTTCCGGCCGATTTGCGGGATTACGGGATCGGTGCGCAGATCCTGATCGATCTGGGCGTGCGCAAACTCCGCCTGCTGACCAACAACCCGCGCAAAATTCGCGGCCTCGAGGGGCACGGCCTGACGATCGTCGAACGGATTCCGCTGCAGATGGAGCCAAACGAGGTGAACATCAACTATTTGAACGCGAAACAGAAAAAATTGGGACACCTGTTGAACATTTAG
- the ribH gene encoding 6,7-dimethyl-8-ribityllumazine synthase, with translation MAHIYEGNLIGTGLKIGIVVGRFNEFISSKLLAGALDALKRHGVEEDAVSIAWVPGSFEIPLVAQKMAASGKYDAVITLGAVIRGSTPHFDYVAAETAKGVAAISLKTGVPTIFGVLTTDTIEQAIERAGTKAGNKGWEAAVTAIEMANLTKTIEG, from the coding sequence ATGGCACACATTTACGAAGGAAATCTGATTGGCACTGGCTTAAAAATCGGGATCGTGGTGGGACGGTTCAATGAATTTATTTCATCGAAACTGCTGGCGGGGGCGTTGGATGCCCTGAAACGGCACGGCGTCGAGGAGGATGCGGTGTCCATCGCTTGGGTTCCAGGCTCGTTTGAGATTCCGCTGGTGGCGCAAAAAATGGCGGCAAGCGGCAAATACGACGCGGTGATCACGCTGGGTGCGGTGATTCGCGGTTCGACCCCGCATTTCGACTATGTGGCGGCGGAAACGGCGAAAGGCGTGGCGGCCATCTCGTTGAAAACCGGCGTACCGACGATTTTCGGGGTGCTGACCACCGATACGATCGAGCAGGCGATCGAGCGGGCGGGTACCAAGGCGGGCAACAAAGGTTGGGAGGCGGCTGTGACCGCGATCGAAATGGCCAATCTGACGAAAACGATCGAGGGATAA
- a CDS encoding MDR family MFS transporter — MRTKRKAVVLAVMLTNFLAAMDVTIVGTAMPTIVSKLGGLALISWVFSAYLLTSAVSTPIYGKLADLFGRKIMFTIGAGMFLIGSVLCGLSQSMLMLVIGRAVQGLGAGAIMAIATTIIGDLFTVEERGRVQGLFSGVWGVAAIIGPALGGLMIDWLSWPWVFYLNLPVGLGGILILWFSLHEQIEKKRHAIDYGGAGTLTLSMTAFLLAILEGGKWSWLHPATLSLFAVAAVGMVVFLYVERRASEPMVPLELFQNRVIAVSNVTSFLIGAVLLGVTSYIPLFVQQVLERTATEAGFTLTPMSIAWMVGSIYGGRNLVAWGFRRLASSGVALIAAGSVLLSMLTPGAGRIFAMMLMAVMGVGLGMSTLAFTVAIQSAVDWNRRGIATATNQFIRSLGSSVGVAIMGAVLNYKMQAEDSLYAGLHAVFVWIGGIAIAAVLVMVLFPKREAFDPTEARS; from the coding sequence GTGCGGACGAAGCGAAAGGCTGTTGTGCTGGCCGTCATGCTGACCAATTTTTTGGCCGCGATGGACGTCACGATCGTCGGTACGGCGATGCCGACGATCGTCAGCAAACTGGGCGGCCTGGCGTTAATCAGCTGGGTGTTTTCCGCCTATTTGCTGACTTCCGCCGTCTCCACCCCAATCTATGGCAAGTTAGCCGATCTGTTCGGCCGCAAAATCATGTTTACGATCGGCGCCGGAATGTTCCTGATTGGCTCTGTGCTGTGCGGACTGTCCCAGTCGATGCTGATGCTGGTGATCGGCCGGGCGGTACAGGGGCTGGGCGCCGGCGCGATCATGGCGATCGCGACGACGATCATCGGCGATCTATTCACCGTCGAGGAACGCGGCCGCGTGCAAGGGCTTTTTTCGGGCGTATGGGGAGTGGCGGCGATCATCGGTCCCGCACTCGGCGGTTTGATGATCGATTGGCTGTCCTGGCCGTGGGTGTTTTATCTCAATCTGCCGGTCGGACTCGGGGGCATTCTGATCCTTTGGTTCTCGCTGCATGAGCAGATTGAGAAAAAGCGGCATGCGATCGATTATGGGGGGGCCGGTACACTGACGCTGTCGATGACCGCCTTCTTGCTGGCAATTTTGGAAGGCGGAAAGTGGTCCTGGCTGCATCCCGCCACCCTGTCGTTGTTTGCCGTGGCGGCTGTCGGCATGGTTGTGTTTCTGTATGTGGAGCGGCGGGCCTCGGAACCGATGGTTCCGCTGGAACTGTTCCAAAATCGGGTGATCGCCGTTTCCAACGTGACATCCTTCCTGATCGGGGCCGTGTTGCTCGGGGTGACCAGCTACATCCCGCTGTTTGTGCAGCAAGTGTTGGAACGAACGGCTACCGAGGCGGGGTTTACGTTGACGCCGATGTCGATTGCCTGGATGGTCGGCAGCATCTATGGCGGCCGCAATCTGGTTGCCTGGGGATTCAGGCGGCTGGCTTCTTCCGGCGTCGCGCTGATCGCCGCCGGTTCCGTCCTGTTGAGCATGCTGACACCGGGGGCTGGCCGGATTTTTGCGATGATGCTGATGGCTGTGATGGGCGTCGGGCTTGGCATGTCGACGCTCGCATTTACGGTGGCGATTCAGAGCGCTGTCGATTGGAACCGGCGCGGCATTGCGACCGCCACCAACCAATTCATTCGCTCGCTTGGATCATCTGTCGGCGTCGCTATCATGGGAGCGGTGCTCAACTATAAAATGCAGGCGGAGGATTCCCTCTACGCCGGGCTGCATGCGGTATTTGTATGGATCGGCGGAATCGCCATCGCGGCCGTGCTGGTGATGGTTTTGTTCCCGAAGCGGGAAGCTTTCGATCCGACGGAAGCGAGGTCCTAG